One segment of Betaproteobacteria bacterium DNA contains the following:
- the mutM gene encoding bifunctional DNA-formamidopyrimidine glycosylase/DNA-(apurinic or apyrimidinic site) lyase — MPELPEVEVCRRGLAPELVGARIEGVKIRAPKLRQDIPRELLEVLPGCQIVAVRRRAKYLLIDCQREGVQGSLIIHLGMSGNLRFVPHDQPVEKHDHFELVLAKYILRFADPRRFGVVLWQPGPPALAELHPLLASQGVEPLSETFTVDWIFKAISKRSGPIKPTLMDSHLVVGIGNIYASESLFRAGISPLRAANRISRARYEILVPAIRETLSDAIAAGGSSIRDYVHSDGGAGCFQIQAGVYDRAGKPCLRCGGVVRQIRQAGRSTYYCTGCQH, encoded by the coding sequence ATGCCGGAATTGCCAGAGGTGGAAGTTTGTCGTCGTGGCTTGGCGCCGGAGTTGGTTGGCGCCCGCATTGAGGGGGTGAAAATCCGCGCGCCAAAGTTGCGCCAGGATATTCCGCGCGAGTTGCTTGAGGTGCTGCCGGGGTGTCAAATCGTTGCCGTTCGGCGGCGTGCCAAGTATCTGCTGATCGATTGTCAGCGTGAGGGCGTGCAGGGTTCTCTGATCATTCATCTGGGGATGTCGGGCAATTTGCGCTTCGTGCCACATGACCAGCCGGTCGAGAAGCATGACCATTTTGAACTGGTGCTGGCTAAATATATATTGCGCTTTGCCGACCCGCGTCGCTTTGGGGTTGTGCTTTGGCAACCGGGGCCACCGGCGCTTGCTGAACTGCATCCTTTGCTCGCATCGCAGGGGGTTGAGCCGCTATCAGAGACTTTCACGGTCGACTGGATTTTTAAGGCTATTTCGAAAAGAAGTGGGCCAATCAAGCCGACCTTGATGGACAGCCATCTGGTTGTTGGCATCGGTAATATTTATGCGTCGGAGAGCCTTTTTCGGGCCGGCATCTCGCCGCTGCGGGCGGCCAACCGGATCAGTCGGGCGCGTTACGAAATTCTTGTGCCGGCGATTCGTGAAACCCTGTCGGATGCCATTGCCGCCGGTGGCAGCAGCATTCGTGATTATGTGCATAGCGATGGTGGTGCCGGATGCTTTCAAATTCAGGCCGGTGTTTATGATCGTGCCGGCAAACCCTGTCTGCGCTGCGGTGGTGTCGTTCGGCAAATTCGGCAGGCCGGACGCAGCACCTATTACTGCACGGGTTGCCAGCATTAA
- a CDS encoding tetratricopeptide repeat protein, protein MQPKRIAAALTLAIGLTHWGYGLAAGDPATKPSGKRPITHAASEDLLARTVFQALLGEFALRRGDAKLSSDAWADLAQRTRDPKVLARATEVASLARQYDRALELTKLWLEAEPDSVKAKQAQSSLLIQSNRIDDLAPQMSALLAQDKSNVGNNLLHLNRILGKISDKKAVQSLVDRVATPYDNLPEAHFAMAQAAANAGDNLRALNEAEKALQLRPDWEIAAIARAQLQARQSAQTAIDSLTNFVDSNPAARDARLALARLLISEKRYDDARGHFDRLLKENPDNPDVIYPVAMLALQHGDTTTGRTQLEHLLETDFPDKSTIHFFLGQLDQEQKRPQDALEHYRQVTTGEQYIPARSRTAQILIQQGKIDDAREVLHDTHSNSNADRTQLILTESQLLREANRQNDAYIVLEAALSAHPDNPELLYETALTAERIGKPEQLDKHLKHLLELKPEHAHALNALGYSWAERNTRLPEAHDLIAKALKLSPEDPFIMDSMGWVLFRQGKLPEALQTLEKAYKLRADPEIAAHLGEVLWTVNRKDDARSLLNDAAKANPDNEVLNLVIKKLFP, encoded by the coding sequence ATGCAACCGAAGCGAATCGCAGCCGCCCTCACCCTGGCTATCGGCCTGACCCATTGGGGATATGGCCTGGCCGCTGGCGACCCGGCCACCAAGCCCTCAGGCAAGCGGCCGATCACCCATGCCGCCTCCGAAGATCTGCTTGCACGCACGGTCTTTCAGGCACTGCTTGGCGAATTCGCCCTTCGGCGTGGCGATGCCAAGTTGAGCTCCGACGCCTGGGCAGACCTCGCCCAACGCACACGCGACCCAAAAGTCCTGGCCCGCGCCACGGAAGTCGCCAGCCTTGCCCGCCAATACGACCGCGCCCTCGAACTCACCAAACTATGGCTGGAAGCTGAACCAGACTCAGTCAAGGCCAAGCAGGCCCAATCGTCGCTGCTGATCCAGAGCAATCGTATTGACGACCTTGCGCCGCAAATGAGCGCCTTGCTTGCGCAAGACAAAAGCAACGTCGGCAACAACTTGCTGCACTTGAACCGCATTCTGGGCAAAATCAGCGACAAAAAAGCGGTCCAGTCACTGGTCGACCGCGTCGCCACCCCCTACGACAACTTGCCGGAAGCGCATTTCGCCATGGCCCAAGCCGCGGCGAATGCCGGCGACAACCTGCGCGCGCTGAACGAAGCCGAAAAAGCCCTTCAGCTTCGTCCGGACTGGGAAATCGCAGCCATCGCCCGCGCCCAGCTTCAGGCCCGACAGTCGGCGCAAACTGCGATTGACAGCCTGACCAACTTTGTCGACAGCAATCCTGCCGCCCGCGATGCCCGTCTGGCACTGGCCCGGCTACTGATCAGCGAAAAACGCTACGACGACGCTCGTGGCCACTTCGATCGCCTGCTCAAGGAAAACCCGGACAATCCCGACGTTATCTACCCGGTTGCCATGCTTGCCCTGCAGCACGGCGACACCACCACCGGTCGCACGCAACTCGAACACCTGCTGGAGACGGATTTTCCGGACAAGAGTACGATTCACTTCTTCCTGGGCCAACTCGATCAGGAGCAAAAAAGGCCGCAGGATGCTCTCGAACATTACCGTCAGGTCACCACTGGCGAACAATACATCCCCGCCCGCTCGCGAACTGCACAAATCCTGATCCAGCAAGGCAAGATCGATGATGCTCGCGAAGTCCTGCACGACACGCATAGCAACTCAAATGCCGACCGCACCCAGCTCATCCTGACGGAATCACAATTGCTGCGAGAGGCCAATCGGCAGAACGATGCTTACATCGTTCTGGAAGCCGCACTTTCAGCCCATCCCGACAATCCGGAACTGCTTTACGAGACAGCATTGACCGCCGAACGCATCGGAAAGCCGGAACAACTCGACAAGCACCTCAAACATTTGCTTGAACTCAAACCGGAACATGCGCACGCGCTCAACGCCCTTGGCTACTCATGGGCAGAACGCAATACCCGGTTGCCGGAAGCGCATGACCTGATCGCCAAGGCACTCAAGCTGTCGCCGGAAGACCCTTTCATCATGGACAGCATGGGCTGGGTCCTGTTTCGCCAAGGCAAACTACCCGAAGCCCTGCAAACACTGGAAAAGGCCTACAAGCTCAGAGCCGACCCTGAAATTGCCGCCCACCTCGGTGAAGTACTGTGGACTGTAAATCGAAAGGACGACGCACGCAGCCTGCTGAATGATGCAGCCAAGGCCAATCCTGACAACGAAGTGCTCAACCTCGTCATCAAGAAACTCTTTCCTTGA
- the ispE gene encoding 4-(cytidine 5'-diphospho)-2-C-methyl-D-erythritol kinase, giving the protein MNTWNWDSHWPAPAKLNLFLHVVGRRPDGYHLLQTVFRFIDRADTLRFLPRDDGEIHLATPIPGVPAERDLTVRAARLLQQASNCRKGVTIHLDKQLAMGGGLGGGSSDAATVLLALNHLWQTGLSRAQLETLGLSLGADVPIFVHGHNAFAEGIGETFTNVTLPPASYLVLHPAVQVPTASIFGATELKRDTIAMRPEEWLHGQGHNDLEPVACTEFPAVAESLAWLKARAPLAMMTGSGSCVFAEFNRHEDAVALLAQCPAELNGWIADGLDQHPLAKIC; this is encoded by the coding sequence ATGAACACTTGGAATTGGGACAGCCACTGGCCGGCACCGGCAAAACTGAATCTCTTCCTGCACGTCGTCGGCCGGCGGCCTGACGGCTACCATCTTCTGCAAACTGTCTTTCGCTTTATCGACCGCGCTGACACGCTGCGTTTTCTGCCGCGGGATGACGGAGAAATTCACCTCGCCACGCCCATTCCCGGGGTTCCTGCAGAAAGGGACCTCACCGTCCGCGCCGCCCGCTTGCTGCAACAAGCCAGCAACTGCCGCAAAGGCGTCACCATTCATCTCGACAAGCAATTAGCGATGGGCGGAGGGTTGGGCGGAGGCTCATCCGATGCGGCAACCGTGCTGCTCGCCCTCAACCATTTGTGGCAAACGGGACTTTCCCGCGCCCAACTTGAGACACTTGGCCTCTCGCTTGGTGCCGACGTGCCTATATTTGTGCACGGCCACAACGCTTTTGCCGAGGGTATTGGCGAAACATTTACCAATGTAACCCTTCCTCCGGCCAGTTATCTGGTGTTACATCCTGCGGTTCAAGTACCAACCGCCAGTATTTTCGGCGCAACCGAACTGAAACGCGACACGATTGCCATGCGCCCCGAAGAATGGCTTCACGGGCAAGGTCACAACGACCTTGAACCGGTAGCCTGCACCGAGTTTCCGGCTGTTGCCGAATCCCTCGCCTGGCTCAAGGCGCGCGCACCACTGGCTATGATGACCGGCTCCGGCAGCTGTGTCTTTGCTGAATTCAACCGCCACGAAGATGCGGTAGCCCTTCTCGCCCAATGTCCGGCTGAACTGAATGGCTGGATTGCTGATGGACTCGACCAGCACCCGCTCGCAAAAATTTGCTGA
- a CDS encoding YfhL family 4Fe-4S dicluster ferredoxin, which yields MSLTITDECINCDVCEPECPNEAISQGEEIYIIDPNKCTECVGHYDEPQCVQVCPVDCIPKDANHVESEDMLWVKYEKLTGNKRA from the coding sequence ATGTCTCTAACTATTACCGACGAGTGCATCAACTGCGACGTTTGTGAACCGGAATGCCCTAACGAGGCCATTTCCCAGGGTGAGGAAATCTACATCATCGACCCGAACAAGTGCACCGAGTGCGTTGGCCATTACGACGAGCCGCAGTGCGTTCAAGTCTGCCCGGTCGATTGCATTCCCAAGGATGCGAACCACGTCGAATCCGAAGACATGCTGTGGGTCAAATATGAAAAGCTGACCGGCAACAAGCGCGCCTGA
- the rsmD gene encoding 16S rRNA (guanine(966)-N(2))-methyltransferase RsmD, with product MNSVRIIGGDYRRRALKFPDSEGLRPTPDRVRETLFNWLGQELDGWHCLDLFAGSGALGFEAVSRGASRVVMVEQAPKVLAALHENHEMLQKPASMTIIRADALQYLASTKEKFDLIFLDPPYKKGWIARLEPLLPGALNEDAAIYVEAEHEIESLGEWRTVRHGRAGEVHYQLLRRDAGGETD from the coding sequence TTGAACTCGGTCCGTATCATCGGCGGCGATTATCGTCGCCGCGCCCTCAAGTTTCCCGACAGCGAAGGCCTGCGCCCAACGCCGGATCGTGTACGCGAAACACTGTTCAACTGGCTCGGGCAGGAACTGGATGGCTGGCACTGCCTGGACCTCTTTGCCGGCAGTGGGGCGCTCGGCTTCGAAGCGGTTTCGCGTGGCGCAAGCAGGGTGGTGATGGTTGAACAAGCGCCCAAGGTGCTCGCCGCGTTGCATGAAAACCACGAAATGCTGCAAAAACCGGCATCGATGACGATCATTCGCGCGGATGCGCTACAATATTTGGCCTCGACGAAGGAAAAGTTCGACCTGATCTTCCTCGATCCACCCTACAAAAAAGGCTGGATTGCCCGCCTGGAGCCACTCCTTCCCGGCGCCCTGAACGAAGATGCAGCGATCTATGTCGAAGCAGAACATGAAATCGAATCGCTTGGCGAATGGCGCACCGTGCGTCATGGGCGGGCGGGCGAAGTACACTATCAATTGTTGCGACGAGATGCGGGCGGGGAAACAGATTGA
- a CDS encoding dynamin family protein: MSLANQFAAYSVWRSRLATNIGELQSWLNHNELSDAQSDLRLTQLLERLREDRLNVAFVAEFSRGKSELINAIFFADYGNRMLPSSAGRTTMCPTELLFDGNKLPCIELLPIQTRASNSSVSEYKRFADEWTKVDLDTESADAMQDALRHVSETTRVTPEEAGRLGFEVGSGQIDLYVIGDDGLVEVPRWRHAMINFPHPLLKQGLVILDTPGLNAIGAEPELTLSLLPNAHAVLFILAADTGVTQSDMAIWREHICGGGMAKRGRMVVLNKIDGQWDELKTEAEIDAEIQRQADTSANLLELPASQIFPVSAQKGLVAKINGDDALLAKSRLPQLEAALSEELIPAKRDIVCDSTESEFGDVTRRVRVLLDSRLLGLREQLTELTELRGKNKGVVEYMMGKVRAEKDEFESGLQRYYAVRSVFSTLTNNLFSHLGLDVLRQLTHQTREAMLDAAFSKSLSDAMAAFFTGSRDALAKSNGEIGEILSMMEAVYKKFAIEHGLKLGSPTTFSLLRYEKELDRLQAWCNDHLNTMVSLLTHDKKNITQKFFEEVATQVRRAFEHANRDAEIWLRAIMAPMETQVREHQIQLKRRLESIKRIHQATDTLEDRIAELEGVEKSLQQQIEGLEEIVGRVQDMLVPLNKQELQAA, translated from the coding sequence ATGTCGCTCGCCAATCAATTTGCCGCCTATTCCGTCTGGCGCTCCCGTCTCGCTACCAATATCGGCGAGTTGCAGAGCTGGCTGAATCACAACGAATTGTCCGATGCCCAGAGCGATCTGCGGCTGACACAACTGCTTGAACGCTTGCGCGAAGATCGCCTTAACGTCGCCTTCGTTGCAGAGTTCTCACGCGGCAAGTCGGAACTGATCAACGCCATTTTCTTTGCCGATTACGGCAACCGGATGTTGCCCTCTTCGGCCGGCCGGACGACGATGTGTCCGACAGAACTGCTGTTTGACGGCAACAAGCTGCCCTGTATCGAGTTGTTGCCGATCCAGACGCGTGCATCCAATTCCAGTGTCAGCGAGTACAAGCGCTTTGCTGATGAGTGGACCAAGGTGGATCTCGATACCGAATCGGCGGATGCCATGCAGGATGCGCTGCGCCATGTCAGTGAAACGACACGGGTGACGCCTGAAGAGGCTGGCCGACTTGGGTTCGAAGTTGGTAGCGGCCAGATTGATTTGTACGTAATCGGTGACGACGGCCTGGTTGAAGTGCCGCGTTGGCGTCATGCGATGATCAATTTCCCGCACCCGCTGCTCAAGCAGGGGCTGGTCATTCTCGATACCCCGGGCCTGAATGCAATTGGCGCCGAACCGGAGTTGACGCTGTCGCTGCTGCCGAATGCCCACGCCGTGCTGTTCATTCTGGCGGCGGATACCGGTGTCACGCAGTCGGACATGGCGATCTGGCGCGAACATATTTGCGGTGGTGGCATGGCCAAGCGCGGGCGCATGGTGGTGCTGAACAAGATCGACGGGCAGTGGGACGAACTGAAGACCGAGGCGGAAATCGATGCCGAAATTCAGCGTCAGGCCGATACCAGCGCCAACTTGCTTGAGTTGCCGGCCAGCCAGATTTTCCCGGTTTCGGCCCAAAAAGGGCTGGTCGCCAAGATCAACGGCGATGATGCCTTGCTCGCCAAGAGCCGTCTGCCCCAGCTGGAGGCAGCACTCTCCGAAGAGCTGATTCCGGCCAAGCGCGATATCGTTTGCGATAGCACCGAAAGCGAGTTTGGCGATGTCACCCGTCGGGTGCGTGTTCTGCTCGATTCACGCTTGCTGGGCCTGCGTGAGCAATTGACCGAACTGACCGAACTGCGTGGCAAGAACAAGGGCGTGGTCGAATACATGATGGGCAAGGTTCGCGCCGAAAAGGATGAGTTCGAGTCCGGCCTGCAGCGCTACTACGCCGTGCGCAGTGTTTTTTCGACGCTGACCAACAATCTGTTCAGCCATCTCGGTCTCGACGTGTTGCGCCAGTTGACCCACCAAACCCGCGAAGCGATGCTGGATGCTGCCTTCTCCAAATCCTTGTCAGATGCGATGGCCGCTTTCTTTACGGGTTCGCGTGATGCGCTGGCCAAGTCAAATGGCGAGATCGGCGAAATCCTGTCAATGATGGAAGCGGTGTACAAGAAATTTGCCATCGAGCATGGCCTCAAACTTGGGTCGCCAACGACGTTCTCCCTGCTTCGCTACGAAAAGGAGCTCGATCGATTGCAGGCCTGGTGTAACGATCACCTGAATACCATGGTCAGTTTGTTGACTCATGACAAGAAGAACATCACGCAGAAGTTCTTTGAGGAAGTGGCGACTCAGGTGCGGCGTGCTTTCGAACACGCCAATCGCGATGCCGAAATATGGCTGCGAGCCATCATGGCGCCGATGGAAACCCAGGTTCGCGAGCATCAGATCCAGCTAAAGCGTCGTCTTGAAAGTATCAAACGCATCCATCAGGCGACCGATACGCTGGAAGATCGTATTGCTGAGCTTGAGGGCGTTGAAAAGAGCCTGCAGCAACAGATCGAAGGCCTGGAGGAAATTGTCGGCCGGGTTCAGGACATGCTGGTGCCGCTCAACAAGCAGGAATTGCAGGCGGCCTGA
- a CDS encoding ribose-phosphate pyrophosphokinase, with protein MAYNSLMVFTGNANPKLAADVAAQLNVDLGRANVGRFSDGEVSVELQEHVRGRDIFVLQSTCAPCNDNLMELLVIVDSLKRASAGRITATIPYFGYARQDRRSRSSRVPIAAKLVANMLVASGVDRVLTMDLHAEQIQGFFDIPVDNIYALPILLADIQKQHYENPMVVSPDHGGVVRARSLAKRLECDLAIIDKRRPKANVSEVMNIIGEVDGRTCIIMDDMVDTAGTLCKAATALKANGAKKVVAYCTHPVLSGPAVDRVNSSDLDALVVTDTIPLRDEAAASSRIRQLSVAEIMAETIRRISNDDSVSSLFID; from the coding sequence ATGGCCTACAACAGCTTGATGGTCTTCACTGGCAATGCCAATCCAAAACTGGCAGCTGATGTTGCAGCACAGCTTAACGTGGATCTCGGTCGCGCCAACGTCGGTCGTTTTTCCGATGGCGAAGTCAGCGTCGAACTGCAAGAGCACGTTCGTGGCCGCGATATCTTCGTGCTGCAATCCACCTGCGCCCCCTGCAACGACAACCTGATGGAATTGCTGGTTATCGTTGACTCCCTGAAACGCGCCTCAGCCGGTCGAATCACTGCCACCATCCCGTATTTTGGCTATGCTCGCCAGGATCGTCGTTCGCGCTCCTCGCGGGTGCCGATTGCCGCCAAACTGGTGGCCAACATGCTCGTCGCCTCCGGCGTCGACCGCGTGCTGACCATGGATCTTCACGCCGAACAGATTCAGGGTTTCTTCGATATCCCGGTGGACAATATCTACGCCCTGCCCATTCTGCTCGCAGACATCCAGAAACAGCATTACGAAAACCCGATGGTTGTTTCCCCCGACCACGGCGGCGTGGTTCGCGCCCGGTCGCTGGCCAAGCGCCTCGAATGTGATCTGGCGATCATCGACAAGCGTCGTCCGAAAGCCAACGTTTCAGAAGTAATGAACATTATCGGCGAAGTCGATGGGCGTACCTGCATCATCATGGACGACATGGTCGACACTGCCGGCACGCTGTGCAAGGCAGCTACCGCCCTCAAGGCCAATGGCGCCAAGAAGGTCGTCGCCTACTGCACTCATCCCGTCCTGTCAGGCCCCGCAGTTGATCGTGTCAACAGCTCTGACCTCGACGCACTGGTCGTTACCGATACCATTCCGCTGCGCGATGAAGCTGCTGCCTCTTCGCGCATCCGCCAGCTTTCCGTGGCCGAAATCATGGCCGAAACCATTCGCCGAATCAGCAACGATGACTCTGTTTCGTCGCTGTTCATCGATTAA
- a CDS encoding 50S ribosomal protein L25/general stress protein Ctc: protein MTFELIAQARTLQGTGASRRLRRAAMVPGIIYGGEAAPQSIEVAHNDLLLKLKKEAFHSSVVTLVIDGKKEAALLRDYQMHAYRPLVLHFDFQRVDATHEIHVKVPLHFVNEEVAPGVKLNGGLVNHVMTEVDVHCLAADLPGFIEVDLSTLKIGDSIHLSQLNLPKGVKLVAHATDDVVVGVVGKGGSSEAAEEGEAAAE, encoded by the coding sequence ATGACTTTTGAACTAATCGCGCAAGCGCGTACGCTGCAGGGAACGGGTGCGAGCCGCCGCCTGCGTCGCGCTGCCATGGTGCCGGGTATCATTTACGGTGGCGAAGCTGCTCCGCAGTCGATCGAAGTGGCTCACAACGACCTGCTGCTCAAGCTGAAGAAAGAAGCCTTCCATTCTTCCGTCGTTACCCTAGTAATCGACGGCAAGAAGGAAGCCGCCCTGCTGCGTGACTACCAGATGCACGCTTACCGTCCGCTCGTTCTGCACTTCGACTTCCAGCGCGTCGATGCCACGCACGAAATCCACGTCAAGGTGCCGCTGCACTTCGTCAACGAAGAAGTCGCTCCGGGCGTCAAGCTCAACGGCGGCCTCGTTAACCACGTCATGACTGAAGTCGACGTTCACTGCCTCGCAGCTGACCTTCCTGGCTTCATCGAAGTTGACCTCAGCACCCTGAAGATCGGCGACAGCATTCACCTTTCCCAGCTCAATCTGCCGAAGGGTGTCAAGCTGGTTGCCCACGCGACTGACGATGTCGTCGTCGGCGTCGTCGGCAAGGGCGGCTCCAGCGAAGCTGCTGAAGAAGGCGAAGCTGCTGCCGAGTAA
- the coaD gene encoding pantetheine-phosphate adenylyltransferase has translation MKKLNHRVAIYPGTFDPITRGHEDLVRRASTLFDKLILAIAESPSKQPRFPLADRVAMATEILGDLSNVEIVGFNSLLMNFVHEKEAKVVVRGLRAVSDFEYEFQMAGMNRSVYPEVETVFLTPGEQYMFISATMVREIARLGGDVSKFVQPCVEKRLRAKITA, from the coding sequence TTGAAGAAACTTAATCATCGCGTTGCGATTTATCCGGGCACCTTTGACCCGATTACCCGGGGTCACGAAGATCTCGTCCGTCGTGCGTCGACGCTCTTCGACAAGTTGATTCTGGCCATTGCCGAAAGCCCGTCCAAGCAGCCTCGCTTTCCGCTCGCGGATCGTGTGGCCATGGCTACCGAGATTCTCGGCGATCTTTCCAACGTCGAAATCGTCGGCTTCAACTCACTGCTGATGAACTTCGTGCATGAGAAGGAAGCCAAGGTCGTGGTCCGCGGCCTGCGCGCCGTTTCCGACTTCGAATATGAATTTCAGATGGCCGGAATGAACCGTAGCGTGTATCCGGAGGTCGAAACCGTGTTTCTGACCCCGGGAGAGCAATACATGTTTATCTCCGCTACCATGGTGCGTGAGATTGCGCGCTTGGGTGGCGATGTCAGCAAATTTGTGCAACCTTGTGTCGAAAAGCGCCTGCGGGCGAAAATCACAGCTTAA
- the lolB gene encoding outer membrane lipoprotein LolB, giving the protein MKLRYALLLAASLLAGCASTPPTPLAPRDNIRNFSLDGRFALRVTLAGQAPQNSGGRLTWTHQNASDRVMISNPLGYGLAEINTTPELSRLRTADGKTRESIDPDALMEDVTGQRLPVSRFPAWLLGRPDGEGRIEHDTHGRPLRLIEDGWQIDYSFDDENPDSLPARLTLSRNGEIELRLRIEEWKDAP; this is encoded by the coding sequence TTGAAACTGCGTTACGCCCTGCTCCTTGCAGCCAGCCTGCTCGCCGGTTGCGCGAGCACACCGCCGACGCCCCTGGCGCCACGCGACAATATCCGCAATTTTTCCCTGGATGGCCGCTTCGCGCTACGCGTAACCCTGGCCGGGCAAGCCCCGCAAAACTCGGGGGGTCGATTGACCTGGACCCATCAAAACGCCAGTGATCGCGTAATGATCTCCAACCCGCTGGGCTACGGCTTGGCCGAAATCAATACAACTCCCGAACTCTCCCGGTTACGTACCGCTGACGGCAAAACCCGTGAATCAATCGACCCGGATGCATTGATGGAGGATGTCACCGGACAACGCCTGCCGGTCAGTCGATTCCCGGCCTGGTTGCTTGGCCGCCCGGATGGCGAAGGACGAATCGAACACGACACCCACGGCCGTCCGCTCAGGCTGATCGAAGATGGCTGGCAAATCGACTACAGCTTTGACGATGAAAACCCGGACTCCCTGCCTGCCCGTTTAACGCTGTCGCGCAATGGAGAAATCGAATTGCGTCTGCGAATCGAAGAATGGAAAGATGCTCCATGA
- the pth gene encoding aminoacyl-tRNA hydrolase, with amino-acid sequence MNPPRLIVGLGNPGPEYEATRHNAGFWFVDHLADKLKASLAPQAKFFGKAARIGETWLLEPSTFMNRSGQSVAALANFYKIPPEEILVIHDELDLPPGGIRLKQGGGNGGHNGLKDIQAKLGTPDFWRLRLGIGHPRTLGLSQQVVDFVLHQPRKEELPDIEHALARCLLAWPKLAAGDFAGAQQQLHGKAV; translated from the coding sequence ATGAACCCACCTCGCCTGATCGTCGGCCTTGGTAATCCTGGCCCTGAATACGAAGCCACACGGCACAATGCCGGCTTCTGGTTTGTCGACCACCTGGCCGACAAGCTGAAGGCCTCGCTCGCCCCGCAAGCCAAATTTTTCGGTAAAGCCGCCCGCATTGGCGAAACCTGGCTGCTTGAGCCAAGCACATTCATGAACCGTTCAGGCCAATCGGTGGCGGCACTGGCCAATTTTTACAAGATCCCGCCTGAAGAAATTCTCGTCATCCACGATGAACTCGACCTGCCGCCCGGCGGCATTCGCCTCAAACAGGGCGGCGGCAATGGTGGACACAATGGCTTGAAAGATATTCAGGCCAAACTAGGCACGCCGGACTTCTGGCGCCTGCGCCTCGGCATCGGCCACCCGCGCACGCTTGGTCTGTCACAACAAGTCGTTGATTTCGTTTTGCATCAGCCGCGCAAAGAAGAACTACCAGACATCGAACACGCCCTCGCCCGCTGCCTGCTGGCCTGGCCAAAACTCGCCGCCGGAGACTTTGCCGGCGCTCAACAACAGTTGCACGGCAAAGCCGTCTAA